From one Methanomassiliicoccales archaeon genomic stretch:
- a CDS encoding DUF47 family protein, which translates to MVSKELRSHAQDVGDTILEFNRAMSFLCQGDKDKAIDALKRSFLAEKGADAHEQFISEELSRGDLEEKNREDLLHLVRRMDYAADWCKEAGMNLQLVLEIGIPVSSGIWTKFSIMTRELERMAKGLKVCVDNLGSNNDLVIKIRKEIEESEHIMDDLYFMMKKEFFMSNMDARALYLMRDLLHGIENSADNFKDSADIINIIIISQRDRPR; encoded by the coding sequence ATGGTCTCCAAAGAACTGAGGAGCCATGCTCAGGATGTTGGGGACACGATATTGGAATTCAATCGGGCTATGTCCTTCCTTTGTCAGGGGGATAAGGACAAAGCCATTGACGCTCTGAAACGTTCTTTCCTGGCAGAGAAGGGAGCGGACGCCCACGAGCAGTTCATATCCGAGGAGCTGTCCCGTGGGGACCTGGAGGAGAAGAACCGGGAGGACCTTCTGCATCTGGTACGAAGGATGGACTACGCCGCCGATTGGTGCAAAGAGGCAGGCATGAACCTGCAGCTGGTGCTGGAGATCGGTATTCCGGTGTCGTCAGGCATTTGGACCAAGTTCAGCATCATGACCCGGGAGCTGGAGCGCATGGCAAAGGGGCTCAAGGTATGTGTGGACAACTTAGGCTCCAACAACGACCTGGTCATCAAGATACGCAAGGAGATCGAGGAATCCGAGCACATAATGGATGATCTGTACTTCATGATGAAGAAGGAGTTCTTCATGTCCAACATGGACGCCCGTGCCCTCTATCTTATGCGCGACCTGCTTCACGGCATCGAGAACTCAGCGGACAATTTCAAGGACTCCGCGGACATAATTAATATCATCATCATATCCCAACGCGACCGGCCCAGGTGA
- a CDS encoding ABC transporter ATP-binding protein: protein MPEVRLVGLRKEYGSVIAVNQVYLTVEDGEYVTILGPSGCGKTTLIRMIAGIIEPSDGKVFIGGKDMTGVPIEDRDIGYVFQNIALFPHLSVQNNVSYGPRAKDLSPDVQNEISRKYLGMVKLLDKMGMFPSELCGGEQQKTSLARALASGSKLLLLDEPLSALDSRVRVDLRYELRRLSKELGITTVHVTHDQEEAQSVSDRIVLMRAGTVVETGTPEELYARPRNLFSANFIGETNLLEGWIREVKDGVSLVELRNGGLIKVAQTDMEVGDATVISVRPEFMFVAPEGMKATVTNITFMGTYSHITAITEDEEEVGFDVASLDGNLLTIGKELYLAVNPKTAVLYPKPKNGIEEAIRLE, encoded by the coding sequence ATGCCCGAAGTACGGTTGGTGGGGTTGAGAAAGGAGTATGGCAGCGTCATCGCCGTCAATCAGGTCTACCTCACGGTGGAGGACGGAGAGTACGTGACCATTCTCGGGCCGTCGGGCTGCGGAAAGACCACATTGATACGCATGATCGCCGGGATCATCGAGCCTAGCGATGGCAAGGTGTTCATAGGGGGAAAGGATATGACCGGCGTGCCCATCGAGGACCGCGACATTGGGTACGTCTTCCAGAACATCGCTCTGTTTCCGCATCTGTCCGTACAGAACAACGTTTCCTACGGTCCTCGTGCCAAGGACCTCTCCCCAGATGTGCAGAATGAGATATCAAGGAAATATCTGGGCATGGTCAAGTTGCTGGATAAGATGGGCATGTTCCCCTCCGAGCTGTGCGGTGGTGAACAACAGAAGACATCATTGGCCAGAGCATTGGCCTCCGGGTCCAAACTACTATTGCTGGATGAACCGCTTTCCGCCCTGGATTCCCGGGTGCGCGTGGACCTGCGATACGAACTGCGGCGCCTGTCCAAGGAGCTGGGCATCACCACCGTTCACGTGACCCACGACCAGGAGGAGGCTCAATCGGTCTCCGACCGCATCGTGCTCATGCGGGCTGGCACGGTAGTGGAGACCGGGACCCCCGAAGAACTGTACGCTCGTCCAAGGAACCTGTTCAGTGCCAACTTCATCGGCGAGACCAACCTGTTGGAGGGTTGGATCAGGGAGGTCAAGGACGGGGTGTCGTTGGTGGAGCTGAGGAACGGTGGTCTGATAAAGGTCGCCCAAACGGACATGGAAGTAGGGGATGCCACGGTGATCTCCGTACGGCCAGAGTTCATGTTCGTAGCCCCGGAAGGCATGAAGGCCACGGTGACCAACATCACCTTCATGGGTACCTACTCGCATATCACAGCTATTACTGAGGACGAAGAGGAGGTAGGATTTGATGTTGCCTCCCTTGATGGGAATCTATTAACTATTGGTAAGGAACTCTATTTAGCGGTCAATCCCAAGACCGCGGTGCTTTACCCCAAACCGAAAAATGGAATTGAAGAGGCGATAAGGCTTGAGTGA